Sequence from the Erythrolamprus reginae isolate rEryReg1 chromosome 2, rEryReg1.hap1, whole genome shotgun sequence genome:
gtcacatgacatatcacttGACAACCATTCTGCTCTATGACTTTGACATTCATCCAGACCCAAATTCATCACATTTCTTCCCAAGAAAATTAAAGGAGCATTTAATCAAATGAAAGGCTGATTTGTTACAGCTACCTTGCATCAAAAGTAAAGGAGCTTTTGGGAAAATAAAGGTTTATTCCAGATTCAGATGCCTCTCTTAAGATCAAGGCTTTCTATTCTTGACTCTAGTATAAAACAGTGAAATAAATAAGCTCTATAAATATCTAGGAATTCTCAGTTGAAGGCAGAAAAAATTAAGTTATGTTTTCATTCCCACTGAAATTAATAGCATAATTCAGTCACAGAGGGCTTAAATCCTATTTTAAAGAGATTAAAAAGGGCTTCGAATGAATCCAGCTAATATTTCAAATGAACAATTAAAAGCCACTAGGACAATTATTCAGGCAGTAAAATTACTGATACCATTTCTACTTTTCCATTGGAAATCTTTCACTACAAAAATATTCAGCATGggcattattaattaataaatagtaaTCATTAGAAATATTTAGAAACATTTAGGAAACAAACTTTTGTCTGCAATTGGATGGCATTAACAACATGTAACAGATTGCACTTTCTATTTCTTAAGTTACATTgccctttttaaaacaaaaaacaaaaatagtgTTACTTTTAGAGAATCACTAACCATTTTCATGTAATGCTAACAGAGTATAACACTAAAGAGCAGAGCAGTCTTctctattaaaaagaaacatctgAAGATCAGTTCAGTCTAAATAACTGCAGTGAAAATaaagaaagggaaatatttaaTGCCCATTAGTCATACTGCTAACATTTCCTCTGTGAAAGAAGTTGTCATCTTTATACTTCTGGTGTTCTGGCAAATCTAGTAGATTTTTAGCTTGGTCAATGTCGTTTTGAATAGCAGCTATAAGTTCCTCTGTgggtgaaaaaataaaacattaactaCTTGGAAAGCAGGGGTGAGCATTTCATTTTCTCAAAGGGCCACATGACAAACTGGGATTGCTGTGGAAGGTCACAGTGCTATTGCCCAACCCCCCTAGACTGCTGCTGTCACCCCATTGATGATCTCCTGCTCCAACACTGTCATTGTCTCACCCTTCACGGGCCAGACTTGGATCACCTGTAaaccatatatatttatttattggatttgtatgccgcccatctccgtagactcggggcagctaacaacagtaacaaaaaacagcatgtaaatccaatactaaaacaactaaaaacccttattgtaaaaccaaacatccttacatgcaaacataccatacatgaattgtaaaggcctagggggaaagaatatctcagttcccccatgcctgatggcagaggtgggttttaaggagcttatgaaaggcaaggagggtgggggcaattctaatctccggggggagttggttccagagggccggggccgccacagagaaggcttttcccctgggccccgccaaacgacattattttgttgacgggacccggaggaggcccactctgtgggacctaaccagtcgctgagatttgtgcggcaaaTCATAGATACCttgctttataggtgatgaccaacactttgaattgtgaccgaaaactgatcggcaaccaatgcagactgcggagtgttggtgttacatgggcatttttgggaaagcccatgattgctctcgcagcccgCAGGCAGTAAAATTCCAAACTATATAATATTGCCAAATGCCTGATTCAAGATGAAATATTTAAAGCATCGCCTCTCTATACATTTCTTTTATACCACCTAAACTGGGTGAGTTATAGTCTGAGAGTGCCTATATACATGTTGCTTTTTCTATGGAGAAAAGGTAGGAATTGAGGAAGTAGTTAAAAGACTTCGAAACAATGTAGCTTTTAATTATAGTTTGCATAACCCATATCTTgccaaagaggaagaagaaacagaggaagaaaaaagCCATGAGTCTTATTCATATAATGTCAAACCATGGTATTACTGAATtataatttatacatttatacattttctCCAGGAAGTCAAAATGGATTTTGTAGCAGATCAACAATCCTGTGAAGTAAATTGGGCTGAGCGATATAAGCTTCCAGCATTATATTGCCAATAGACTGGATCTTCTTGTTCCCAGTACAATGTAATTACCACTCAAATTGATATTTATCAGTTGGGTAGTGCTTTCTACACCCATACAATTGcaatgtcgtcaggcatgggggaattgagatattcccttccccctaggcttataaaatttatgcatggtatgtctgtatgtatgattggtttcttaaattggggttttttacattacttttaatattagatttgttcatattgtctttttactgttgttagccaccccgagtctacggagaggggcgacatacaaatctaataaataaataaataattttccaaaCTTTTCTGCGCACAACAGACAGACATTATAAGTGTAAGTTTTCTTCAGGAAGAAAATGTTTCTAATCTACAATTTCACCCAAACCAATACAGGTataaggtttaggtttattggatttatatgccgcccctctccgcaaactcggggcggctcacaacaataataaaaaaacagtacagtacataataccaaataaaCGTTCTTTCATATTGTTTGCTCCAGCAACCTAAATTTTAAGAACTCCTGTCATATAGTAATGATATTCAATATCTGTTTTTATGAATAGGCATTATCATTTGTCAAATAGATACTCAAGACTTACCTAAAGAATTGAAGTTCTGTTCTGCTCTTATATAACCAACAATGACAATGCTAAGTATTTCCCCATAAAAGTCTTCCGGGAAGGTGTGAATAACATgtgtttcctaaaaaaaaaaaaaacccacaacaattTTACAGCATGTCTATGTATATATTAAAGCACTGAAATAAAGACAGACTGTACTTATTTTTAAACGTTTTAAATATGAGTAAAACCAAAACAACTATTAATTTCTATACAAAGTACAGATAGTTCTTGCCTATTGACCATTCAGTCACTGTTCCAAGTTAGGAGAgcactgaaaatatttttttgctgtTGCGTGTGATCCTGTGGCCACGTAATCAAAACCTGGACGCTTTGTAGCCTGCCCACGTTTTGCAGGAGCATTTGCAAGAGGGCAAGAACAAGCAGAGAGTGTGACTAGGCTCTGCCAAGGCTGGGTTCACCTCCAAgccgtattgtgggggcaatatcctgactctgttaaaaagtgctattgctaacatgttgtaagccgccctgagtctaaggagaagggcagcataaaaattgaataaataaataacataaacccGTTGCTGGCCCTGAAGATGCTTTCCCGGACTGCTCCCAATGTGAGCTGTAGTGCATGCGCTGAACTTCCAAGAAGCCCTCACCCTCCATTCTTTAGTTCTGCAAATACCTTGAACAGCCGCTTCCTCACAGCCTCCACTTTTGCCCAGCGAGCTATGACCTGTCTTTCTTGTGGCCACTGATAGAGCACCcctggatttgatcctggatgaggaggccgacctggcatgtattactgaaacctggctgggcccggagggaggagttcctctctctgaaatctgcccagccgggtttcagatatggcatcaacctcgaccccagggaagggggggaggagtggctattgtagccaggtaGAGTTTTtgtctacgtagactcattgctccagagattgcaggttgcgagtctctcttgatgaagttggacttaggggttcaggtgggcttatttctcacgtacctgcctcccagctgcgtgtcaaaagccctgcctgtgctactcgaggaggtagccgggctggcggtggagttccccagacttattgtcttgggggacttcaacctgccgtcactcggcgaaacctctgggttggcacaggagttcatggccaccatgacagccatggacctgactcaagtagttcagggtctgactcacgagggaggacacacacctgacatggtattcctctccgagcaattgagtaatggtctgagactaaggggcttagaagcattgcctttgtcatggtcagaccattttctactacggcttgacttcctggctccaatccttccccgcagggaggcggaaccaattaagatgttccgccccagacgcctgatggacccagagggctttcagacggcgcttggggttattccagatgcactcgtccacagttcggcggagtctcttgcggaagcctggaacaaggctgcagcggaggctcttgatcggattgcgcctttgcgacctctccatggcgctagaccccgtagagctccatggttcaacgaggagctccggaagttgaaacgccagaagagacgtctagagaagcgatggaggaagaataagtctgaatccgatcgaacacttgtaagagcttttattaagacttacaaagtggcgctcaaggcggcaagatgcgcgtatcatgccgccttgattgcatcagcggaatcccgcccagccgctctgtttagggtgacccgctcccttcttaatcagaggggagttggggacccCTTAGAGAGTAGTGCCgattaacacgtttttcgctgataaaatctctcagatccgggcggacctcgactccaattgtaaaacagagtcaactgacaacgagtcagtcgaggtgactggggctaaacgtctttgtccatctgtctgggagaggtttgacttggtgacacctaaggaagtggacaaggccattggagctgtgtgttccgccacctgtctactggatccgtgtccctcttggttggtttcggccagtcgagaggtgacgcggagctgggtccgggagattgtcaacgcctccttgtggagtgggtcctttccggctccttataaggaggcacttgtgcgccccctcctcaagaagccttccctggacacagccatactcagagtcggctgacaacgagtcagttgaggtgactggggcccgtacttgtccacctgtctgggaagagtttgatctggtgacacctgatgaagtggacaaggccattagagctgtgagttccgccacctgtttactggatctgtgtccctcctggctggtctcggccagcagggaggtgccacggagctgggtccaggagattaccaacgcttccttggggaggggagtttttccaacactctataaagaagcgctcgtgcgccctctcctcaagaagccttccctggacccagccgtacttaataactaccggccagtctccaaccttccctttatggggaaggttgtcgagaaggtggtggcactctagctccaacgatccttggaagaagccgattatctaggtccccagcagtcgggtttcaggcccggttacagcacggaaactgctttgctcgcgttgatggatgatctctggcgggcccgggacaggggtttatcctctgtcctggtgcttcttgacctctcagcggctttcgataccatcgaccatgtatccttctgcaccggctggaggggttgggggtgggaggcactgttctccagtggttctcctcctacctctccggtcggtcgcagtcggtgttagtggggggtcagaggtcgactccgaggtctctcccttgtggggtgcctcaggggtcggtcctctcccccctgctattcaatatctacatgaaaccgctgggtgagatcatccaagggcatggggtgaggtatcatcagtacgctgatgatacccagctttacatctccaccccatgtccagtcaacgaagctgtggaagtgatgtgccggtgtctggaggctgttggggcctggatgggtgtcaacagactcaaactcaacccggataagacggagtggctgtgggttttgcctcccaaggacaattccatctgtccttccattaccctggggggggagtcattgaccccctcggagagggtccgcaacttgggcgtcctcctcgatccacagctcacattagagaaccatctttcagctgtggcgaggagggcatttgcccaggtttgcctggtgcaccagttgcggccctatctggaccgggactcactgctcacagtcactcatgccctcatcacctccaggttcgactactgtaatgctctctacatggggctacctttgaaaagtgttcggaaacttcagatcgtgcagaatgcagctgcaagagcagtcatgggcctacctaggtatgcccatgtttcaccaacactccgcagtctgcattggttgccgatcaacttccggtcacaattcaaagtgttggttatcacctttaaagcctttcatggcactggaccagaatatctccgagaccgcctgctgccgcacgaatcccagcgaccgattaggtcccacagagtgggccttctccgggtcccgtcaactaaacaatgtcggttggcgggccccaggagaagagccttctctgtggcggccccggccttctggaaccaactccccccggagattagaactgcccctactctccttgcctttcgtaaacttcttaagacccacctgtgtcgtcaggtatgggggaactgagacatctcccccgggcatatacaatttatgaatggtatgtgtgtatgtatgcgtgtttagaaaaatgggttttttaaatgttttagtagaaatttagatttgttatatactgttgtttccactttgttgtgagccgccccgagtctgcggagaggggcggcaaacaaatctaaataaacataaacaaacaaacaaaccccatgATACACTTCCCTACGGCAAGGCAGAGAAAGCTCCCCTGCTCTGCTGCACACATTCCAGGATTGCAAGTGGCCAACAGCAGGAGGGGAAGACAGAAAAAGTCCGCAGGGGATGGCAAGGATAAACAGATGCCCAAAAGAGCAGAGATTTTGGGGAGGTGGGgggcagtagatagatagatagatagatagatagatagatagatagatagatagatagatagatagatagatagatagataaatagatagacagatagatagatttattggatttgtatgccgcccctctccgcagactcggggtggctcacaacaataacaaaaaacaatgtatcacaaatctaatattaaaaagtctctaaaaaccccttatttaaaaaaaccaagacacatacacaaacataccattcataaattatataggccagggggagatgactcagttaccccatgcctgatggaagaggtgggttttaagaagtttgcgaaaggcaaactcctcctgccacccaaataatgggtgggaggaggagttAAAACAAAGGTGAGTGTAGGATAAGTGTGAGCTCCTGGACTAACAATCGTACAATATAACAAATGGAACCTCTGAAAATGATATTGGTAAGTGTTGTGATCATGTAACGTTGTGCTTCACAACTCTTTCGCTTAGGAAATGATCCAATTAGGATCACTGCAGGGATGGATTGCTCCTACCGTTGCGCCGCATGAACAGCTTCAGGTgtcttgcacatgtgcacatcccAGTGTGTTTCTGCTTCTcttgcgcatgctcaggaagcaaaatcttgcgaggggatgcacgtcagagattttggcaatttttttgtttctgcacatgcacagaagcaaaaaaattgcccaaatctcacgGCCGTATCCTCACGAGATTTTGATGCTtgtgcaaaaacatgctgggatacgTACATGcacaagacacccaaagctgcatgtgcagctcaggTTTTGCGATTTGTATGGCATCCTTTACcattccggtaggaacccactactagatcattgagaactacctgtacaggtaatccttgactcataacagttcatttagtgatccttcaaagttacaacagcactgaaagtgACTtcaggctgtttttcacacttacaactgttgcagcatccccatggtcaggtGAGCAATATTCAGACACCTGGCAACTgcaatgtcccagagtcatgtgaccaCCTTCTGTGACTTTTTCAcaggcaaagttaatggggaagccagattaaccGGGTTAATAACTTAAACAACTGCAGTCATTCATTCAACAACactggcaagaaagtttgtaaaagggggcaaaattcacttaatgtttcatttagcaaaaTTAACAGTTGAGGGTTACCTGCATAATATTTCTGTTACAAAAGTCTCTATTTTATAGAATAAAGGAATTAGTATATTCTGTATTGAATAAGATTTTGATAATGAATTCACTTTATTGAAGGTTTATTCACAATGGTCAGGAATTAAAATTGCCATTAAGCAAATCTTGGTAAATGTTTATATTAATAGTAATTAATAttactccggagaggggcggcatacaaatctaataaataaataaataaataaataaataaataaataaataaataaataaataaataaaaataataataattagaaattcCAACAAAAACTGTCCAAAAATAAATTTCTATTGATCAGGTCCTGAGCTGGTTTTAAGATATTAATATACAACATACTCACCACTGATTTCTTAACATTCTTGTAAAATGGATTCCAGCCTATACTCAAAACAACTTTATGCACATCTCCAGTTCCAACACAACCCCATCCATAGTATATGCCAGTAGATATATCAGGTGGGAAACTATCAACCACTTCTTCAGAAAAGTTAgctgaaaaacaaaacatttatatgGACCACTGAAATAACTCATAGCACATGTGAAAAGAGCAGGCACAAATCTTAGATCAAtgcatattattatattaataatatctTGTTGTGATCCAGATGAGATTGATTATAGCTTAGGgtagtctatatatatatatatgta
This genomic interval carries:
- the RFK gene encoding riboflavin kinase codes for the protein MTPRLFRTGSSLLQSRAVTCASAAARTRHNLNIPGSAPLFSSWGPAPRFDGHPALSRLLRLPSRGCLRSIAMKNLPYFCRGEVVRGFGRGSRELGIRTANFSEEVVDSFPPDISTGIYYGWGCVGTGDVHKVVLSIGWNPFYKNVKKSVETHVIHTFPEDFYGEILSIVIVGYIRAEQNFNSLEELIAAIQNDIDQAKNLLDLPEHQKYKDDNFFHRGNVSSMTNGH